A single region of the Cucumis melo cultivar AY chromosome 3, USDA_Cmelo_AY_1.0, whole genome shotgun sequence genome encodes:
- the LOC103488496 gene encoding 60S ribosomal protein L17-2-like, which produces MVKYSREPDNPTKSCKARGSDLRVHFKNTRETAFAIRKLPLAKAKRYLEDVLAHKQAIPFRRFCGGVGRTAQAKNRHSNGQGRWPVKSAKFILDLLKNAESNAEVKGLDVDLLHVSHIQVNQAQKQRRRTYRAHGRINPYMSSPCHIELILSEKEEPVKKEPETQLATGKPKKGQAIRSGASS; this is translated from the exons atg GTGAAGTATTCCAGGGAACCAGACAATCCCACCAagt cCTGCAAAGCCCGTGGCTCGGACCTCAGAGTCCACTTTAAG AACACAAGGGAAACTGCCTTTGCCATTAGAAAGTTGCCACTGGCCAAGGCCAAGAGATACCTAGAGGATGTACTTGCCCACAAACAAGCCATTCCTTTCCGTCGCTTCTGTGGTGGTGTTGGACGAACTGCTCAGGCAAAGAACAGACACTCCAATGGCCAAGGACGCTGGCCCGTCAAATCTGCCAAGTTTATTCTAGATTTGCTTAAGAATGCTGAGAGCAATGCTGAA GTGAAGGGTCTCGATGTTGATTTGCTCCACGTATCTCACATCCAGGTAAACCAAGCTCAGAAACAAAGGCGTCGTACCTACCGTGCTCATGGAAGAATCAACC CTTACATGTCTTCTCCTTGCCATATTGAGCTGATTTTGTCTGAAAAGGAAGAGCCTGTGAAGAAGGAG CCCGAGACTCAGCTGGCGACCGGCAAACCTAAGAAAGGTCAAGCTATCCGTAGTGGCGCTTCCTCTTGA